A single window of Drosophila suzukii chromosome 3, CBGP_Dsuzu_IsoJpt1.0, whole genome shotgun sequence DNA harbors:
- the LOC118878658 gene encoding SUMO-activating enzyme subunit 1-like, with translation MGVEMDTNETSVELTEAENELYDRQIRLWGLESQKRLRTAKILIAGLCGLGAEITKNIILSGVNSVKLLDDKSVTEADFCSQFLAARDSLNTNRAEASLERARALNPMVDISADKEPLKKKTLEFFAQFDVVVVNGETNEELLRIDTICRELGVKFIATDVWGTFGFYFASLQKHSYVEDVIKHKIVSNPDKKKKYETVSIPTQREVEYPGYSAWLDFDIAAPSYSRKLKRNGPGILLLSVLQKFRTTYQRDPSYKSREADLELLQGIRDELLPNSALGDEALGLIFAQISPAVAVVGGVVAQEVIKVVTKMEAPHRNLFVFDPETCAGYFETIEAK, from the coding sequence ATGGGCGTGGAAATGGACACCAACGAGACGAGCGTGGAACTCACGGAGGCGGAGAACGAGCTGTACGACAGACAAATCCGGCTCTGGGGTCTGGAATCTCAAAAGCGCCTTCGGACGGCCAAGATCCTCATCGCCGGTCTGTGTGGCCTGGGTGCCGAGATCACCAAGAACATAATCCTGTCCGGAGTTAACTCCGTGAAGCTGTTGGATGATAAATCCGTCACCGAGGCGGACTTCTGCTCGCAGTTCCTTGCCGCACGTGATTCCCTGAACACCAACCGCGCCGAGGCTTCCTTGGAGCGGGCACGAGCTCTTAATCCCATGGTGGACATCTCCGCCGACAAAGAACCCTTGAAGAAGAAGACCTTAGAGTTCTTCGCCCAGTTTGATGTGGTGGTGGTCAATGGCGAGACCAACGAGGAGCTGCTGCGCATCGACACCATTTGCCGGGAGCTGGGCGTCAAGTTCATAGCCACCGATGTTTGGGGCACCTTTGGATTCTACTTTGCCAGTCTCCAGAAACACAGCTATGTCGAGGATGTAATTAAGCACAAGATCGTATCCAACCCGGATAAGAAAAAGAAGTATGAAACCGTATCCATTCCAACACAGCGCGAAGTGGAATATCCCGGCTACTCTGCATGGCTTGACTTCGATATTGCAGCGCCCAGTTATTCGCGCAAACTAAAACGCAACGGGCCAGGCATTCTATTGCTGAGTGTTCTACAAAAGTTCCGGACCACCTACCAACGAGATCCAAGCTACAAGAGCAGAGAAGCGGACCTGGAACTGCTTCAAGGGATTCGCGACGAACTGTTACCGAACTCTGCCCTGGGTGACGAAGCTCTGGGCCTGATCTTTGCCCAGATCTCTCCTGCCGTGGCGGTAGTTGGTGGCGTCGTGGCCCAAGAGGTCATCAAGGTGGTTACCAAAATGGAAGCACCCCACCGTAACCTCTTTGTTTTCGACCC